The Anopheles moucheti chromosome 3, idAnoMoucSN_F20_07, whole genome shotgun sequence genome contains the following window.
CACACTGCGACGATCACTCGAGAGCGTAAAGACATCGGAACGATCACTTATTCGCTGCTCCCCAAGACGATCCTCACCCATATGCTCATAATCATTGATCATCTTGAAGGAATCGGCGCCCGCCGCGTTGTTTGTGGCCGAGTAAACAGGATCAACCCCCTTTTCTTCCGCAGCCTGCACAACAACCCAAGATGACTTGATTGCCAATTGTAGGATACCGAAGTGCACAGCGAACTTTATAATTGAGTTTACGATTAACTTTGCCATGGTTCAAGTCACCGCACTTCAGGCGAAAAAGGTTCCAACGATTATAGGTAATTATTTCCTAATGCGTACACACCCGCTCacactctcgcacacacacacacttgcacaTGCCACTATTCTTTCTAACGTCTTACCGAGGCGTTTTGTGTTGatcttttttcttcgcctgTCCAACTAACTTTTCACTTAAAATTGGTCGGGTTTGCCGTAAGAGTGGGAAGTTCTTTTGGACGAAAACCCTGGATAGCGGCCACACCGATCCGCTGCGCGTCCAACGCTCTACTGATCGAAGTATCGGATAAGCGTTCAACTTTTGAGCTCATCAATATTTTAATGAGCGTAGTGTGATGCGTTTGTGGACGCGCTAGACCACACCACACTTCCGTAAGTCGCCAAAGGACGATTCCGCCATTCGCTTTCGCTATCTCGTTTGCACTCACACATTCCTTCACCGAGCCGGGACTGTCTTTTGCAATTCGATGACGGTGACGGCGAcgtcgacgacgacgacaggAAGGTTTTAAAGTTAAGCCTTTGTTGACATTGGAGTTTACTTTAGCGCGCGGTATGCTCGTAACCATCGTAACGTCCCACTGGCCCATCGTCGTCATCCAACATTCCAAAAATGATGCCACCCTCTCTTTGTCGATCTTTACGCATTACTGTGTTGTGTCACTTCCGGTCTGTGCAAAAGTGAAACTTCTGGCGCGTTTTTCGCTTGCCACAGTGCCCTTTCCTGTTTAACTTCCCCACATTCTCCGTGGCTTCTTCCCCTTGGCTACATCGAGTGGATGACGAAATAAATGACCCATCCGTATCCATCCTCCCCGGTAACGTTGCGGTGGTCCAAGCCTTGTTTGACTTTGGCGCGAAAGCGTCCAAAAGCCCTTCACATACAACGTCTGGAATGGTTTTAGGGCGAGCTTTGGGTGGGTACGATAGGCCGGTGGGATCGTAAAACCGTAACCACACTGTGGCTGCGAGATCGAACCAGAGGAACCCTGTGCGGAGACCAACCTGTCGATGGCATATTTATCGCGAGAACAATTACGCATCGTTTACTGCACCATAAACGGGGATGCTGAGATGCTCGGGAAGCGAAGTAAATCTGGCTGTCAGTCGGAATTTGATTGCTTCGGCAACAGCTTCCTAATCTGTATTTCTTGTTCAACGTTGAGTGATTTATATTGTGGATTGATTACACTTCATGACATTCGTAGCCGTTGAATCTGTTTAAGGACATCGGATTAACGTGATTTGGCTTTCGAGGAATGGTTGTTCTTAAGGGCTCATACAATTATGATGTAACGCAAAGATTGATAACTTGCTTGCTACATTGATGCTAACTGCTCTTCACAAAGGAATTTAGAGTGTTACTAAAACATGGCTCTACGTTCGTGACGGTTAAATTGGATTGTTAAGTTATGCGGAACTCGAAATCATTTGACTTAAAAAACGGTCATACAAGCACCGATATGAGGGGCCACACGTGCTAGGTGTCGAAAATCGAGAATTATTCCGAGAATGAGCGTCCGAGCACTAAATGgtattgaatgagaaaaacTGAAGTTCTATGAGACTGCTGATACCTTAGAAGCTTAGAACATAGCTGATAGAACAAGAAGCTTGATCTTTAAACATCCTCAAGTAAGTAGATAATAAGGAATGTGTATGACTATTCCTTGTTAATTTTCATGAAGGGAGAATTTAAGTTTTGTGTAGTTGTATGTTAAGTAAAATGTTGTTAAATGTTAAGTaaatgtttctctctctctcttccttccCCTTATCACAACATTTCCCTTATCAACATTTGAGAAACTGTCCTCAAGATGGTATATGAAGAAACAATTTACGACAGAATTGTTTGAATGCTTAGATATTATTTATTGAGATGGAACATACATTTTAATTCTGCTGTATAGATGGATCTATTGAAACAGAGTTAACATTCACTATTATTACAGTTCACTCAGCAATTGCTTTCAGCCAACGCAAAACTTATTATgacaattgaaataaaaaaaaaccatttcaatGAAGGGTCCTACATCGCCATTGCAAAATCAATatttcaatcaaacaaattgattTCTCTGTTCTTTGAAGTGTGCAACATGCATCATTAAATCGTAACTAATTAATTGCACTTTTTGCATAGTGCAACATGGGATGGGTGGTAATGTTACCAGCACCAGACGTTCCGTTCGTCTGGGTTTAACGATAAGTAACAGCGTATGATTGGTCTTTGTCGGTGAACGTTCAACGAATCCTACCGAAGACGGATGAATTCCATCTTCACTTACGAGCTAGCTTTACTCTAGACACACCTTAACTCCCAACAAACAgtccacacggaaaaaagtcCCCATAGGTAGAACCCCGCATCATAGTTTACTCTTCACGTACTGATCCGATTTCCGATCGAGCTGTGCGTAGATGATGCCCGCCGGCTTATCCACCGGTACGTACACCGtctcctccttcagctcgaCCTCGTTCACCACCTTCGGGAATTTGCTAAAGTCAAACGTAAAGTAATGTTTGTTCGGCATCGTCATGTCGATCGAAGATATTTCCGGTATCGTCTCCAGCACCTGTTTCTCCGCCAGGTACAGCGTGTTTTGTACGCTCGGCGAAAAGATGCCCTTCTCCGTTTCGCCGGCAAAATTGTTCAGTATGCACTGCTTCACCTTGTTCCAGCAGTAATCAAAGTCCACCCCGGTGACGGTGGAGTACTGCCAGGACGAGCGGACCACCGTGCTGAAGATACGGTCATGCTGGTCCGGCAACGACCGGTACTCATCGTTAACGAAGTTCACAAACGCAGACTGTGTCGTCTTGAGCACGCGTAAATCCGTCAGCCCGCTGATGACAGTCGGTTTAATTTCTGAACAAACGAAGGAgaaagacaacaacaaaaaaaaaccgaccggACATTAGTGTGATGTGTTGTAGGCGGGAAATTGAATTACGTTCTCGCTTACCGGTGCGCTTCTGCGTGACGTCCGTGTACCGGATGGCGGTCGGTGTGAAGACGAACGCGTGATTATGCAGATCCTTGTACGGGCCGGTACCGAAGCCCATCCGGGACCACGGATACTCGTCGATGTGTATCGATACCTCTTCGACGTGCGAGTACTTGCTCAGGAAGTGATGACACAGCAGTATGCCGAACTCTTCCGGTGACTTCAAACCGTGCTTGCGGGCCAACAGGTAGACGGTGTTCTTTTGCGAATCTGTCGCCACAATGTCACTATTATCGCCTAAAAGAAATTGACGTCTATTAACGTTTGCTTCAGggattttgtggatttttctTTGCCATTCCATCAAACTCACCCTCCAGGTAGTCCTTTTGGCTGCGTAGCTTCAGCTTCGTGCCCACCTCAAACTCCTTTATCGTGTGCACCAACCCATTGCGGACCACGTGCATCACCTTGACGCTGTCCTTACCATATCCGTAGTTGCTGATCAGGAAGGGCGAATTTTCGTTGTCCAGGTAACCTTCGCGGCTTTCATCGATAAGCTTTCTGGACATCATCTTGGTGGATAAAGCGTTCCCAGTCAAAAAGAGCTCCGGCTCGTTACTTCTGACAGGCAAGAAAGATGTAACAAAAAGTAGGTTAATAATTGACTGCGCATGTTGCAATTATGTACCGTGAGGAGTGACCGAAGTGTGTGCGAAACAGAATGACCTCTCTTGTAAAGGCGGGCCCCATCCAACCATCCTACCCGAAAGAGGGGTATTCTACGCTTGTTTCCAGTTCATTTGCATCTAGTAAAACCCTTCACTAGACCTTCCTTTCATCTCTTCTTGCACATCCATTAAATTACATGAATCATTCCGGGTCGTGAAGAGAAGCTGAAGCATCTGGGTATGTATTACGGAATGAAATTCTCCATTGTGTGTACCCGTGCACGTAAATCTCCCGTTACCGTTCAGCGGACAAGTTCAGAAAAACCGGTTCAGGATGCTGTTCGTTGCAAAAGTGTTACTATTATTCGTTGTCGCGAGGTTCTCCCATTCCGCAAGCATCTTTCGGTGTTGTGCGAATGACTGATGGCCATGATAAGAAGCTGTGCACCAAGGCAGACTCTCTTCGTTCGGTTGGTTGGCTCTTCGGCTGAACCGGTTTAAAGCGTACGCACAACTGATTGACAGCTGACGAGCTGTGCGGGATGATGACGTCGACTTCGTAAGCAGTCGAGAATGCGCGTACTACTGTCGAGAGGTCATGGCATGACATTACATGGCCCTTATCACCAACTTCAACGAACTGTTGTAGTGAGAATTCCTTGTATTTTTTCCGTAGCGCGACCAAACAGACTTAATCTTCAAGCGGTGACCCATTCAACATGCTCATTTGTCCTCAAACTTGTACGAAATTGCCAAAAAAGACAACTACCCACAGATAAGCGGGCTTCTTCTTGATTCGGTACCCGTTACGAATTTTTTACCCGTTGGATTATCTAATCAAGCGTTCGATGAGGTACTTCAAATCAtcaaccaaaataaaaaagcgaaGCACTCACTCGTGGAATAGGTGTCAAAAACGACTAGAGATCTTCTTGCAAGATCAGGGAATCAAAAATTTCTACTGCTGTGTCTCGGTTCGATGGGTAAACGTGCGCCATTGCACGTACCGAACTTAATAAGGCATGTCTGGTTAGAAAGGTTATCAGTCCGAAGCCTGTCCCGAAAAACAATAATCCATCACATCGCACGTTGGCAAGTGCTGCCCTGGGATGGGAGAGATGTCTAGAGACGGCTGCAAGATTAAGAACCGCACATAATGAGAACTCACTCAGCGAGATAACGATGACGTGTTGCTGGGGAGTAGAACCGTACCGGACGATTATGTGGCACCGGGTGAACCAAATTCATGTCCAATTAGGATTCCAAGCGAAGAGAGCAATAGTAAAAGCTCGCAATACGTTGGACATTCTAGATCACTTCAGAATCACCTTCAAGTCTATTGCTGCTATTGCAATCAAATGTTGTGCATAGCTCTTTGTATTATTGTTTCTTCTATACTATCTTGCTCTAAATCACTTTCACTAACTGGCTGTATTGTcctactttaaaaaaatcggGAACATATCTAAACGAATCTAGATTTAAACACTTACTCTTCTCGTTTACTGAGTTGCGCTAGgcgttgttgttttataaCTCGTAAAATATTCTCAAAAACACCtgataaaacacaaacacgaaaCTCACTCGGGCACACACCAACTTCACTGGCAAACAGAG
Protein-coding sequences here:
- the LOC128304219 gene encoding uricase; amino-acid sequence: MMSRKLIDESREGYLDNENSPFLISNYGYGKDSVKVMHVVRNGLVHTIKEFEVGTKLKLRSQKDYLEGDNSDIVATDSQKNTVYLLARKHGLKSPEEFGILLCHHFLSKYSHVEEVSIHIDEYPWSRMGFGTGPYKDLHNHAFVFTPTAIRYTDVTQKRTEIKPTVISGLTDLRVLKTTQSAFVNFVNDEYRSLPDQHDRIFSTVVRSSWQYSTVTGVDFDYCWNKVKQCILNNFAGETEKGIFSPSVQNTLYLAEKQVLETIPEISSIDMTMPNKHYFTFDFSKFPKVVNEVELKEETVYVPVDKPAGIIYAQLDRKSDQYVKSKL